The Oncorhynchus clarkii lewisi isolate Uvic-CL-2024 chromosome 8, UVic_Ocla_1.0, whole genome shotgun sequence nucleotide sequence GGAGCAGGTAAAAGGTATATATCAAATTGGGACTTAGTGAACTGCACTCATCAAGAGTGGATATAATCCACTCTCTTCACGTTCTCCATAATTCTTAAACCCGTGAGTGCACCACCGTAGTCGATTGtggtttcctctccttgtctcagaTGCAACCCCCCCCATGGCGTGCCCCGTTTGACTGCAACGAGACTCAGTCGTTTAGTACAGTAGCAGAAGCGTTGACGTGAAATGAAGGGCTCTGTGAGGTTTGTGTTTAAGGAAGGCTTAAGTGGGTCACAGAAAAATAAGTCACTTTCTTTTCATCCTGTCTTTCTTTCCCAGGCTCCATCCCAGAGGAGGTTGTGGAGGATATCAAGGGTATGTTCAAAAGAGACTGAAACcacttttcatttatttattgccTTCATACAGACAAAACAGACTGCTGGGACTCGATTCCTGTTTGGCAGTTAAATGGAATGGATTTTTTGCTACATTCATGTATGTTGGTGGTGTTTAGTATATTCACATTGACCCTCTAAtgctgtttgtgttgtcttgttgtCCAGTCAGGACCTGTTTCATCAGTGACTTACAGAGAGGCCTGAAGATCCAGGAGGCCAAGTTTAACCTGGGCGGCACGGCTGAGGTCAGTGACCTTTGACCCCCCTCAAAAACTGTCCAGTCAGTCATGTCTGTGTTTGGATTGTGTCCGGTATTTCAAAGAGTAGTTATTGCTGTGTTCTTCCAATAAATGCCCTTTCATTAAAGTTGGTATTATAGTCCAGTGCATTTGAGACCCTAACATCCACGTTCTTCTCCTTGTAGCGTCCAACACCACCCCCTGATGTTGATTACCCATTGGATGGGGAGAAGATTCTGCATATTAAGGGACCAATCAGGTAGCTGTTTGTCCTCTGGTCCCTCCACCCCCCTGAATAGCTGTTATACTTTACTAACACTAGCAATGTGGAAAACTGTGGAAAATATCCTCAAATATGGAACATACCCTCAACTGAATGCAAGTAATGATACAATTACAAGACACGGCAAATGGGTTGTCCATTTCATTCATGTCCAGTACACTTCCAAACCTAGATATCTGGTTCTGTGTCTCCTCTTTAATATCTGGGTCACCTTCTATTATTGAATTTGGGCTGTCTCTGCAAGGTCATTCATCATGAGTGTCTGTCTGCTCTTCTCAACGGCGGCTAATGAGACGCTGCGATTTCCCCTTGGGGGTCGCAAAAATGTTTATTGAATTGAAATGAaggttgtctttttttttttttttttttttttttttttttttgcaaagacTTTATTGCAGAGACTCTTTGAGTGACGGGATGGTTCTGTTTTGTAAGGAATCGTAATACAATTCAGATGTATTGCAGGGACTCTGTGATGGAGATGCTGTTTGAGCAGGACAACGAGGAGAAGAGTGTGGCCTCTCTGGTGCTTGACGCTCTGGTCAAGGTAACATTTGCATTGGTTTGTTTCTGTTGGAACAGCAAAGAGATGAGATGCTGCCGAAATATGTGGGTACTGAATTCATAAGTTGCAACACTGTCTTCATCAGTAATTACTGCACAATGTTGCGTCGGTCACAACGGCCTTTCATCAGACATCTGCGTCTTCTCATTAAAATCAGCCATTCTataattccttccttccttatttTCCATTTTGTGATGACGAACACTTCCGCCTGAAACGTACGAGAGACTTACTTTAACCCTGTTACCATAGCAACACTCCCAGACTTGTTCGCCGAGGTGAAATCGGCTTGGTTCCTTTTGAGAGGAGCCTGATCAGACCAACGACAGACCATTAATCTCAATAGGCAGTGCAGCTTCCAGTACTCCTGCTGCTGGCCCAGTGCTTGTGCTGCACTCACACTGTAAGCACAGTACCATAAGCACTCGTTGGTCTCAGTGGACTAGTTTGACAGGCAGTCGCAGGAAGCTAGTTAACAGTCCACTCCACTTCTCTGCAGTTTACAATGTCAATTAGGTTTCTCTTCTGAGAGACCAGCACTTCTGTCCCGCTCAGGAGTAACAGGGCGGCAGGGAAGTCAGCAACCTGAACCTCGTTTATCATGCTCATGTCCAGGTGAGCCTATGTCAGATTTATACATTTGCGTGACCATTTTCCTCTCTAATTTCAGTACATGCGTACATTACGGTCATACTGCATGGATGCTGATCTACTTCTACCTGGCTAGtcagtctggttcctctctaagtttcttcccaCCCAGGCCCTAAAGAGTTTTCCTTGCCACTGCTTCCTCTGCTTGGCACAGTTTGCTGTGAAGCACTTAGCAAGTACAACTGATTTAGTTGCGTGGAAATGAACAAAATTTGAATGATTTGATTCATTGATACATTTTTGatcatgttttaaaaaatatatatataatcttaataataattattattaaatCTCAATTTCTGTCCCATAGTCTTTATTAACATGCTTGGGAGTTTAATTTTGTGAACAGGACATTTAAGAAAATATGACTGATTTGATACATTTGTAACCACATGTGTTTCCATCTGAATAAACCCCTTAGTGTCCCATCGACACTCGTAAGGCTCTGTCTGAGAACCTGGTGATCATCGGGGGCACGGCCATGCTGCCTGGCTTCCTGCACCGGCTCCTGGCTGAGATACGCCTCCTGGTGGAGAAACCCAAGTACCGCGACGCCCTGGCCACCAAGAGCTTCAGGCTGCACAGTCCTCCAGCCAAACCCAACTGCACCGCATGGCTTGGAGGTGAGACACAGATTAATCTGATAACCAGCCTTGTCCTTAGACACTGTAGAGCTGTATGGATCCGATGGGTGTAGGAATACAATAATAGCTAAGCTGCGAGTTGATTGATACTACAGCTAATGGCCATGGGTTAGAGATCAGCTGTGAATAACCCTGTGTCTCCTGCTTTACTCTCCCTGTTTAGGAGCAATCTTTGGAGCACTGCAGGACATCCTGGGTAGCCGCTCCGTGTCCCGTGACTACTACAACCAGACAGGCCGTATCCCTGACTGGTGCTGTCTCAGCTCCCCACCCCCAGAATCAGTATATGATGCAGGGAAGACCCCACCACCGCTCATGAAGAGAGCCTTCTCCACTGAGAAATAAACCTCCAGATCAGACAGTGTCTACTTCTAGTCTGCATCTGCTATCTATGTCATCCTataccctaaatagtgcactactttgggcccTGGTCCTGGGGAAAAAGGTGCCATTTCGGACGTAGTCCACACTAGACACAACAAACTCATCCCAGACAAAAAAAGGTTTGACCTACCAGATGTTATAGGTACGTCTCAATAGTCTGTCGTGGCTTCCTCTCatgctccagagtggcgcagcggtctaagacactgcatctcagtgctagaggcgtcaataCAGACCCTGGATTgattccaggctttatcacaaccgtccgtaattgggagtcccatagggccggggtaggccgtcattgtaaataagaatttgttcttaactgacttgcctagttaaataaaggttgaaataaaaaattaataaaatgCCCTTCCCCTCATCTGTACTGAACAGAATTGGTGGTGGTGAGAGCAGTATGGAAAAATCCTTCGACAAAGGAGACAAGGCCATGAAGTCACGGTAGACTATGGAGATGCACCCAGCATCTCAACCCCCAGACGGCTGTGGATTATGGGGGTTGTAGTTTTAGTTCTGTCAGTCTTTTTATGTGCCTGTTTTTGTTCTGTAAGACTCCTCCTCCTGACCTATGCCACACTGCCATCCAGACTCTGCTCACTCTATTGCTAAACTACAGCTCACTGATACAGTAGTCAGCATTTTATATGAGAGAACTGTGCTATGGCCATGGATTCCGGGGTCAGGTAGATCACTTCCTGGACCAGATCTTTGTAAACAAGGCGGTCTTGATTTGTGGCCATGTGTTTGACCTCCCCTTGACGCAGAAGTGTTGGTTTGACTCTGCCGAACTGATGCGTTTCATGTTAAAACATGCCGTTGAGCTGCATTTGAAAACTGTCGGTAAGAAAATGTACTGTAGGTGAACCAGATAAATTGCAGTTCAGTATTCAAATGTTGCTTTGTCAAGTTGCTCTTTATGTCGTCATTGTGAATGCTACCCCAGGCATTGTTGTTCAGCAAATATGAAGTGTTTTATTAGCCATGTATTTATTGTTTCTTCTTTGCCATGTAAAACATTGCAATATCAGTTTCAATCTCCCAAGAGCTCATATCTGTAATGCTTCAACTCAAATAGCGTTAAATAAACATTCCTGGAACGTTCCCACTGTTGCTCGTATCCTTTTCCTTAGTGTTGTCTTTCCTGTCTTGTCTGTTTATGTCGCTCTGCCCCCTCAGTCTTTCATGAGgcttctttctcactctcactctccaaGTGATGTTTCACACTGATATTCCCACAGCTTGCTTCACTGTTGAAACGCATACTGGAGAACATGAATAATGTTCACTCTTTAAGGATGTGAGGAGACAGCAGTCAGGGGTATGGTTTAAAGTTAGATTAGGGTTATTTCCTAGCCTCTTCCAAAGTAATGAACACCAGGCCAAGGAAATCATCATGAAGTGCCGGGTACTGCTAAATACTGTGTGACAGCAGTGAGTCTGGCAAGCAAACACCAAGTGGCTTTGACTCTTTTTCTGTCAAAGACCGACTGATAAACATTTTAAGGTCTTCATCGTTTTCGGGTTGATTTGTTGCGCTGTAAAACAATGGGGCCATAATGCACCAAGTCACTGACACCATTGTGCGGGTGTCTATTCATTATTTCACGagttaatttttttttaacctagCACCTGTAAGTCATTGGATGTGCTTACACTACGTTTGAAACACGAATGATCTATTTCTGGCATGAAAAAAGGACGGC carries:
- the LOC139415344 gene encoding actin-related protein 10-like, with the protein product MPLFEGLGSGGEKTAVVIDLGAAYTKCGFAGETGPRFIIPSEIQKPGQQQSIKVVQYNINTEELYSNLKEFIHMLYFRHLLVNPRDRRVVIIESILCPSHFRETLTKVFFKQFEVPSVLFAPSHLMAIMSLGINSGLVMDCGYTETLVLPVYECIPILPAWEALPLGGKAIHKELDGLLVEQCTVDSDSSTGQSLPTVIGSIPEEVVEDIKVRTCFISDLQRGLKIQEAKFNLGGTAERPTPPPDVDYPLDGEKILHIKGPIRDSVMEMLFEQDNEEKSVASLVLDALVKCPIDTRKALSENLVIIGGTAMLPGFLHRLLAEIRLLVEKPKYRDALATKSFRLHSPPAKPNCTAWLGGAIFGALQDILGSRSVSRDYYNQTGRIPDWCCLSSPPPESVYDAGKTPPPLMKRAFSTEK